The genomic stretch GAAGTAATAGAAAATAATGGCTTTAATTTCACTCTCCTGGAGTAATTAGGCCATTTATTTTCCACACTTCATGATTTAAGAGAGGAGCAGGGGGCTGTCGATATTCAGACTATACAGGCAGCAGCATTTCAGCCGTAGGCTTGTCCGACTCACTTTGCCTTATGATTTATGAACGGCCCGCTACATGGCCTCACTAGGTGCTCTGCTGTAATATATCCCCCTCCTGCCATTAATCCTCCTCTGATAACCTTAACACGCAAGAAACTTCAATCTTAAATCATACGCCGCCGCCTCCACCCTGCACGCCAGCGCTTTGAAAATGCTCCTGCTCAAATAGTTTGCATGTGGTGGGAGATGGTGAACTAGGAATCCGAGACTGACTTATTGACCCTGTGACAACCTTAATATCTCTCCCTggttctccctctcactctcttccaTCATCCTCCTTCCTTTCAGCTGGTGGGAGGGTGTATGATGAGGCCTGGTTGGATGAAAGTCTGATGATTGGAATGTAAATAGGACTTCATGTTGTAACGAACATGCTTTTTAACAGCGCAGAAAGAAAATCATAACCCCTAATGATATCTAGATTAATTTTGCTACTCCAAATTGGCTCGTTATATAAGGATCTACATAAAATGTATCCAGCTCTCTCCATGGCTAATTTAGTCCTCCTGCCTTTTTTCAACTTCAAACATTTACAGAGAATTTGAACCAACCAACTTTCCCTCTTGCACACTAATCCTGTATGCTAAATAATCTTACTAACTCAACCTTTCTTTTACACACAGTAGTCTTTCCATCCATATCTGGCAAGGTATcacgatatacagtggggagaacaagtatttgatccactgccgattttgcaggttttcctacttacaaagcatgtagaggtctgtaattattatcataggtacacttcaactgtgagagacggaatctaaaacaaaaatccagaaaatcacattgtatgatttttaaaagtaattaatttgcattttattgcatgacataagtatttgatacatcagaaaagcagaacttaatatttggtacagaaacctttgtttgcaattacagagatcatacgtttcctgtaggtcttgaccaggtttgcacacactgcagcagggattttggcccactcctccatacagaccttctccagatccttcaggtttcggggctgtcgctgggcaatacggactttcagctccctccaaagattttctattgggttcaggtctggagactggctaggccactccaggaccttgagatgcttcttacggagccactccttagttgccctggctgtgtgtttcgggtcgttgtcatgctggaagacccagccacgacccatcttcaatgctcttactgagggaaggaggttgttggtaaagatctcgcgatacatggccccatccatcctcccctcaatacggtgcagtcgtcctgtcccctttgcagaaaagcatccccaaagaatgatgtttccacctccatgcttcacggttgggatggtgttcttggggttgtactcatccttcttcttcctccaaacacggcgagtggagtttagaccaaaagctctatttttgtctcatcagaccacatgaccttctcccattcctcctctggatcatccagatggtcattggcaaacttcagacgggcctggacatgcgctggcttgagcaggggggaccttgcgtgcgctgcaggattttaatccatgacggcgtagtgtgttactaatggttttctttgagactgtggtcccagctctcttcaggtcattgaccaggtcctgctgtgtagttctgggctgatccctcaccttcctcatgatcattgatgccccacgaggtgagatcttgcatggagccccagaccgagggtgattgaccgtcatcttgaacttcttccattttctaataattgcgccaacagttgttgccttctcaccaagctgcttgcctattgtcctgtagcccatcccagccttgtgcaggtctacaatgttatccctgatgtccttacacagctctctggtcttggccattgtggagttgttggagtctgtttgattgagtgtgtggacaggtgtcttttatacaggcaacgagttcaaacaggtgcagttaatacaggtaatgagtggagaacaggagggcttcttaaagaaaaactaacaggtctgtgagagccggaattcttactggttggtaggtgatcaaatacttatgtcatgcaataaaatgcaaattaattacttaaaaatcatacaatgtgattttctggatttttgttttagattccgtctctcacaattgaagtgtacctatgataaaaattacagacctctacatgctttgtaagtaggaaaacctgcaaaatcggcagtgtatcaaatacttgttctccccactgtacatctgaaATATCACAGCTCTGCCTTTGTCCCCCTCAACGACCCTGACCCAATTAATCTCAATAATATGGAGTCATGCACGTATACATATTAACACTTATACATTTAATGTCTATGACCTTCTCAGAGTTTTGCAGGAACTCTAATTACACGGGCTTTACCCTGTAGCTCTCCAACTCCCCTCATCCCCTTGCCCATTTCCACCTTCTACTCCTTTTCCCCGAGCCTTCTCTTCACCCAATGGTGTTTAAGCAGTAATTTGTCATCTCCCTCTGAGCGTAACCAAGATGAGATGGCAGGCCCTCAGGGTGGCTAGCCGATACCACCTGAGCAACCCGCAATTCCCCTTACGTAACTGCTGCAGGTTCTGAGGGGGGAGGAAGGAACAATGGAATACTCAGCTGGGGAATACAGAAAtgaaaagaaaataaaaaagctaAGATTCCTCCAAGGGGAAAGAGATGCATTAATCATAACAATACCTTCAGAAGACAACATTACATCAGCAGCtggggaggacaggacaggcactCAGGAGGAGTAGGCACTAGGCAGTCAGCACCACTAAATCTAAAGCTATAGGCAGATCTTGCTGGAGGGGGCCCTGCCTGTACTGCCTGCCAGGGCTTCCCACGCCGCAGATCAGCCCTGGGCACACAGCACAGGCAAACCAAGAACATCTCCATCTCATTCTCAGGTCCCCCGAGATGTTTTCCCAAGGAACACTCTCCAACATCACAGTGGAGAATTCCACTAGGTCACGAGAAGAGAGATGAGGACTGTGGGAAAAATGTGCCTACTAAACAAACAAAACTGAGTCTTCACTGTTTTTACACTAAATGTAAAAACACTCAAAATGTCTGATCACTTGGTACATTTGGGAGTAAATGTAGGCcttgcaagttaagcatttcactgtacttgtgcatgtgacaaataaaacttgaCCTTCAACTAATATAGAAAACATTATACCAACCCTGGGTAATTTCACATTATGTCTTTTTTCCCCCGTGATGGTTTACAAATGTTCTGCATGTTAAAAATGGGCATGCCCAAACATGGAACAAGATTGTGTTGATAACTACATGGCACTTATCAGATGACACTTCTGACCATAACTGAATAACAAGGCTTCTACAAAATGATGAGCACAAAAGCAATTACACCACGAAATAAAGAATatgcaaattgaacaataaaatCCCTCATTTCAGGAAAGGACAATCTCAACGTCCAGTCATGCCTTGGAGCTATACTGTGGAGGACTGAGCTATGAGGTGAGAAAATTAGGAACCATGCTTATAATAGCCTGCCATGTCTTCACACATCACAGCATCACACATCACTCCCTGGGTACATGTTAACTGCGGTTCCTCaccccactctctcccctccctgttatttatttatttgattccCCATAGAACAACATCAGAATCAGCGTCGGTaaaacacactcaaacacactacTGTGTAGAATTAATGTGGATATTTCTCATCCTGCCGCAGCAACCCACAAGGGCCTGGAGTATGAAGTCTTAAGGTCAGCAGCAGCGCCAAGTCAGGTAATACTGTGgtattgtgtctgtgtctgtgtgtgtgtgtggctgtgtgcatGCTGTTATTGTGTTGGTGATGTCTTATCTGCAGAAATGGTCTCTGAGCACTATCTTGCGGGACGAAATGGAGGTAGACCATTGGACCAAATTAAGCAAACAGATCAATCACCAAAACAATCAATCACTGAACTCCCTTTTGGTCATTactggtggggagagagaggggagatcaTTTCCCTCAGGATGGCTGTTCATGATGATCTTACCCATGCAGCAAAATGATGGAAACACACATCTGCGTTATCATGGCTATCATGTATTTTAGCCCGGTCTGTTTTTCGCTCTCTTTGTCATTCTAGACTAGACGTCCTCTGCAGGGGAGTggaagagggatgagagggggtaGCAGCTGTGAGTTTAGCCTCCCGTTGAGTGGTTGCTGATGCTAACTGCTCTAGGGAGTATCAGTTTTGGCATAGTGGGGTGGGGTGTAAACAAAACGCGTTGCTCTGACCCGCTGATGGACTCGCTACCACACAAATAAAAGAGACACTGCCAGAACAGCCACTATGGATTTTCTTATGGTTATTATTCTAGGCCTATTGTTTTGTGCCCAATGTGTAATGCAATCCGTAGTTCAGGACCAACATTTAAATGTGTTCATTTAGGCTAGAATATCTGACATGAGGTTGTAGGCTAGCTAGGTGTTTGGTAGGCTGGTAAAAATCATGTTGATTAAACAATATTTTCCGGGGTTCAATGGGTTATTTATTATGATTCCCATGGTTGAAAGAAACGCGGCAGCTCGTGGGCCGTTATTTGGTGGTTGTGCTGTCCGGAATCCTTAGGACGTCCCTGCCCTAAACCCTACCCTTACCCtagacctaaccttaaccataacccttccctaccattaaccctaaccttaatccttacccgttttaaatgtcaacttcaattgTGTGACGTCGGagttgggacgtcccaaggaCCCCGTTTAGGCTATTCCGTTATTTTTGGGTTTCTCTGGTGGTAAGTAAAGTTAGCCAAAGTTGTAATTTATTTTGCTTAAACATTTCGGAGTATAGAGGTAAGACCAGCGAAGCATGATCAGTGTCATTATGAAAACAGGGGTATCTGTCACATTATTAgcctaaatgtaaaaaatgtgtgaACGGTTTAACTAGCTATCTAGGCTAACGTTAACAGATCATTAATGTAACGCTAACGTAAGGCAACAGTGCGCACAATGTTTCAGATcaatagctatctagctagttatTGCAAACAATCCGGTAGCTAGATGCCACGTCTAGTAGCGAGCTAATAATATGGGTCAATATTGGAATTAAGCAGCTCTGGCTCATGATTGATTGCGGTTTTACTGTGGTGCGCTTAGCTGGTCCATAACAACACGTCTGCTTGTCTATCATCTGCTGCAGATATGAAGCATTGAGTGACAAGTGCACTGCCAACACCAACTCAATTAATTATAATGTAACGCAAATAGACAAATAAATATAGTAGCTAGATGAATgtttacacacacaaatacaagtGTGAGTGTGTCAGTGTAAAGCTGGTGCACGTTTTGCCGTAGTGAACTTATGGTCCACACTATTCTGTATTAGCTCAGCTCACGAGCCAAGTGACGTAGAGAGAGTATACTACGTAATTGAAAGTAAAGCAAAGCAACCCCTCTTCAGAAGCGCAAAGCAAGCATGTGTGGTCCACGACTGGCTAGGATATCCTTTAATATACTGTTGCTAAGGAAATTGATGAAATGAATGGATCCCTAAGGCTTAAATCCTCCTCGCCCCCTCCTCACcccgtgtttttgtgtgtttacaGAAATCACTGCGAACAACCTGACGCGTCAAAAGGAGCTCTGCACCAGCCGAGGTAAGGACCTTAATAACATTGCTCTCTCTTGCTGTACATTGTAAACAATTCAAATGTACTGATGTTTGCCCTTGTACACTTACTGCAGGCAAGAATAATCAATACATTTGAAATGAAAAAGCAATGCTGGCAATTTTGTGAACGTCTTAAAAGGAGAAAAAAACGGTCTAATTTCAAAGTTTTACcattaaaaaaagaagaaaatctATATTATTGTATCAGTTTAAAATTATTTCAAAATGGAAGAATTTACCTTGTGTTAATATTGAAGTCACTGTGGTGGGGTAACCTTATTGTAGTGAGGTGAAGAGGACACTGCAGCTTTAAGTCCACATATTGAGcgttgcaaaaatcagaaactcaTTCTCCTCTCCAGTAACAGTTGAGGCGCTGGCATAAGGAAGAGGCAGGCACAACAGAAAATGCACACACACTAAAACCTGTCTCCTCCAATAATCAGCCAGAGCGGTTTCTCTCTCCAATTGGTCCGGCTTCACGCTCCTTTGTTCTTGTAAGAAAAGTCTGTGCGTGTGTGGGgtgagtgaggggagagagaaagactgagacgGAGAGACCTGCTCAATTCAATTTCTCATTCTTGTCTCCTTTCCTCTACAGTCCATTGGAGCCGGCACTGAGCTGAGGGGCTGAGGATCGGCTGCTGCCAGCTCTAGCACCAGAATCCTCTACAGCTGTCTGGGGTGAGGAGCTGAGGTGCCTGGCTGGGTGGATGGTGCCTGGAGGAGGGGGGGGCACGGCAGCAGGAGGAGAATGGCATCCACAGGCATGCAGATCTTCGCCTTTGTCCTGGCGCTGCTGGGCATCATGGGGGCCATGGTGGCTACGCTGCTGCCCAATTGGAAGGTGAGCGCCGATGTGGGTTCCAACATCATCACGGCCATCTCCCAGATGCAAGGGCTGTGGATGGACTGCACCTGGTACAGTACCGGCATGTTCAGCTGCACCTTGAAGTACTCAGTGCTGTCGCTGCCCGCCTACCTGCAGACTGCCCGCACCACCATGGTGCTGTCCTGTGTGATGGCTGCCATGGGCCTGTGCCTGGCCTCCCTGGGGCTCAAATGTACCCGCTGGGGGGGCAGCAGGCGTTCCAAGAGGCACGCAGCCATCGCCAGCGGGGGCTGCTTCATCGCTGCTGGCTTCCTGTGCCTGGTGCCCGCTTCCTGGTTCACCAAAGAGGTCATCACTAACTTCCTGGACCACAGCGTGCACGAGAGCAATAAGTTTGAGCCCGGGGGGGCCGTGTACGTGGCCTTCCTGTCGGCAGGCTTCCTCTTTGTGGGGGGGTCCATCTTTTGCGTGTCGTGCTCGGGGAAGAGGCCCGGCCACCAGGACATGATATTGCTGCCGCCCCCTGATAAACTCTTACTGCAGCACCAACAGCAGCTCCTACAGCAACAGGACCAGCTCCAGCACCAGTACTGCTCCCTCTCCCCACTAGACAATAAGACAGGCTACAGTCTGCAGGACTATGTGTAGGCTAAAGCAACACGCCATGCGCTACTGTTAGGCAGACCAGTTTGGGAAAACCGCTGCGTCTTACATGTAGTAAACCAACCAAGCTCTTAAAGAttaagagatggaggaggaggaaatgagagaggaggggaaggactttggtgtttttttctctcccctcttttctTTCTTTACTTCCTGTTCTATGAGCACAAGCAGTGGATGTATTCCCTGAGCAGCCCCTTGGAACAGACAGACGGATGATGAATGTGAAATGCAGCTCAGCCGGGGGACGAAGGAAGGCGCTGCAGAATGGGAGGGGAGCCGCAGCTGAACAAATGCAGATACCCCAGCAATCATCAGTAAATCATATTAGCTCCCGGGGGAATGGGTTAGCTGATAGCAAGCCTCCCGTACACTTCCTTTTCTTCACCAAAGGTTTGAATTGATAAGCATTCATTTAGTTTGGTAAGTCAGCAATATTGATATTATTGTCTCAAAAGAGGCAATAACAGTACGTGGAATTCCCTTTTCATTAGCAGGCCATTGTAGTTTTCAACCATCCACTAGATATGGTAGTTGTTGGGACTGATTTAATAAATTGTCTTATTTTTGGTAGCGAATAGACTGATTGATATTTTGCCTAAGCATGCTGTCTGGAGCCTGTCTGTGTATAATGCAGAGGAATGCCTGCCTGGTAGCGACTGAGACGTACGTAGTGTAACCAACACAATGCCTGTTAGAGACTGAGACGTACGTAGTGTAACCAACACAATGCCTGTGCTTAAAAATATGTAGTACATTATCCTTCCCGGGGAAATTGTTCAAAGAGGACTGTCAGGATGAGTAAATAGGGTGCTGGGCTTGGAGATGGAACAGAACTGCAGACAAACCGAACCCTGGATCTCACCCTgcaagtagagagagacagagagggagagagattgagagagacagacagagagagagagagatagagcctCCTCCCTCCATTAGAGTGGACTGTCTGACATGTTTCTTGTTGCATTCCCAT from Coregonus clupeaformis isolate EN_2021a chromosome 29, ASM2061545v1, whole genome shotgun sequence encodes the following:
- the LOC121545027 gene encoding claudin-20-like translates to MASTGMQIFAFVLALLGIMGAMVATLLPNWKVSADVGSNIITAISQMQGLWMDCTWYSTGMFSCTLKYSVLSLPAYLQTARTTMVLSCVMAAMGLCLASLGLKCTRWGGSRRSKRHAAIASGGCFIAAGFLCLVPASWFTKEVITNFLDHSVHESNKFEPGGAVYVAFLSAGFLFVGGSIFCVSCSGKRPGHQDMILLPPPDKLLLQHQQQLLQQQDQLQHQYCSLSPLDNKTGYSLQDYV